In Sulfitobacter sp. LCG007, the sequence CTCGTCGGGCACCGGCCAGAAGAACGCTGTCTACGCCGCCTACACCTTCGGCGCGTTCCAGCTTCTGGGTTCGTACTCGGATGACTCCGTCGACGACGAGCAGACCTCGGTTGCAATCGCCTACTCGGGCGACGCATTCGGCGTGGCATTCGGCTGGGCAAACGACGACACGCAGGGCGACCTGTTCGTCCTGACCGGCAACTACGACTTCGGCACCTTCGACCTCGTCGGCTTCTACTCGAACGCTGACGACGTTGGCGGCGACGCATGGGGTATGTCGGCTGACATCGAAGTCGGCGCTGCAACCTCGGTTCAGCTCGCCTACGGCGACGGCGACGGCGACGACAGCGAAGCATACGGTATCGGCTTCAAGCACAACCTCGGCGGCGGCGCGTTCCTCCGCGGCGGTGTTGGCCAGAGCGACGACACCACCATTGCTGACCTCGGTGTTCGCTTCGACTTCTAAGTCGACCGGCACTTGATGAGATCGGGCGGGCCTTCGGGTCCGCCCTTTCCTTTTCCGCGGGCCTGATGTCTTCTGCGCCCGATCAGACAGGGGGTGCGACATGGGTCTTGCCGAGATTTCCGAGCGGGTGGCGAGGGCCGAGGCCGCGGCGAACCGCGCGCCGGGATCGGTGAGCCTTATCGCCGTCTCGAAGGTTCAGCCGAACGCGCGCGTGGCAGCGGTGCTGGACGAAGGCCACAGGATCTTCGGCGAGAACCGCGTTCAGGAGGCCGCCGGAAAGTGGCCGGATTTCCGCGAACGCTACGACGGCGTCGCGCTCCATCTCATCGGACCGCTGCAGACCAACAAGGCGCGCCAGGCATTCGATCTTTTCCAGGCGATCCATTCGCTCGACCGCCCCAAGCTCGCGACCACGATCGCCCGGCTTGCACAGGAGACGGGGCGCTGCCCGGCGCTTTTCGTGCAGGTCAACACCGGAGAGGAAGCTCAGAAGGCGGGCGTGCTTCCATCCGAAGCGGACGCCTTCGTGGCCGATTGCCGCAAGCTCGATCTGACCGTCGAGGGGCTGATGTGCATCCCGCCCGTGGATGAGGAACCCGCGCTTCACTTCGCGCTGCTGGCAAAGATCGCCGCGCGCAACGGCCTGTCGGGCCTGAGCATGGGCATGAGCGGGGATTTCGAGCGCGCCATCGCACTGGGGGCGACCCATGTGCGCGTGGGATCGGCGATCTTCGGAGAACGCGTCGCGGGCTGAGCGCCGGGATCAGCGCACCACGAGCCGGGTGCCCGGCGGGGCGTTCCGCGCGATCCGGTGCAGATCGCGCCGCCGCAGGGCGATGCAGCCCTCGGTCGGAAAGCCGGGTCGGCGCTGCTGGTGGACGAAGATCGCCGATCCCCGCCCGGAAATGGCATCCGGCCAGTTCCAGTCCGTCAGCAGGATCAGATCGTAGAGCGGGTCGGCGCGCCGCAACCTCTCGTGGCTCCAGCCGTGCGGTGCGCGGACATGGCGGTTGTAGCAGGGGTCCGACGGATCGTCCGACCACAGGTCCGCCAGGCCGATCGGCCTCGCCCACGGGGCGGGGCGTGCCATCCGGTCAGGACGGTAGAGAAGGCCGGTGATGCGATGGATGCCGCATGGCGTCGCGCCGTCGCCTTCACGCTTTTCCCGCGACAGCCCCCAGCGCCC encodes:
- a CDS encoding porin; its protein translation is MKNLLLATTALVVTAGAAAAEVAFSGYARFGVKYIEDREVSSGSFVDLDGDGVAETEVFEKEETFVTSRYRLNIDIMTETDGGVNLEARVRMQASDGGAATLNGARFSASAGGLRMDLGNIAGAIDNMPNYYGYEIGLTDFLGQYNGNDYSFDAYDSSGTGQKNAVYAAYTFGAFQLLGSYSDDSVDDEQTSVAIAYSGDAFGVAFGWANDDTQGDLFVLTGNYDFGTFDLVGFYSNADDVGGDAWGMSADIEVGAATSVQLAYGDGDGDDSEAYGIGFKHNLGGGAFLRGGVGQSDDTTIADLGVRFDF
- a CDS encoding YggS family pyridoxal phosphate-dependent enzyme, which encodes MGLAEISERVARAEAAANRAPGSVSLIAVSKVQPNARVAAVLDEGHRIFGENRVQEAAGKWPDFRERYDGVALHLIGPLQTNKARQAFDLFQAIHSLDRPKLATTIARLAQETGRCPALFVQVNTGEEAQKAGVLPSEADAFVADCRKLDLTVEGLMCIPPVDEEPALHFALLAKIAARNGLSGLSMGMSGDFERAIALGATHVRVGSAIFGERVAG
- a CDS encoding L,D-transpeptidase, which produces MILTPRGLHFRGSFHPCSIGRWGLSREKREGDGATPCGIHRITGLLYRPDRMARPAPWARPIGLADLWSDDPSDPCYNRHVRAPHGWSHERLRRADPLYDLILLTDWNWPDAISGRGSAIFVHQQRRPGFPTEGCIALRRRDLHRIARNAPPGTRLVVR